From one Solanum stenotomum isolate F172 chromosome 12, ASM1918654v1, whole genome shotgun sequence genomic stretch:
- the LOC125846873 gene encoding uncharacterized protein LOC125846873, giving the protein MGSLLDLIDFDQGGMARKFLSQKRHGGVDTPRNSLELPVEASQWFYAGGDKAQCTYQMIDWQEKNCYGCEAPMKKLISEEIAKRPNTGHNAPSVVARLMGVDTLPLDTRRPLPKHVEKKNEMKDGYPSKEEWLRKVSIDHATQSSRHKISIPFNHDESCKSDRQIDSRKPNKYKPREHPQEEELQKFKKDFEAWQAARFKECSKFVEHGTSPSQWLAQQSLNKEKLTLYANSMRTAAAEKPTELRGHTVAVNPWERGLLKHQKNINEFPAPAQNKTYCVKEVIPNPEFQNHPLTNSSCGPDVAPAPTKIVILRPGPERMVTNENSWASSPGVSEDRGSIEEFLEEVKERLNCELQGTSSKRSTTVRGGGIETPYSERSPDAKQIAQSIAKHARESVTRDFGTTLPRLESTRSYRSDIQSDGENSPEFVNRDTRKFLTERFRNVLKQETSHGVHRLARGSSRSMELNNETCSSEEMRHTSNTGDKATNLDNMKGELNMHNRSFRRDHGNDMLEQELSPRSLIRSLSAPVSATSFGKLLLEDRHMLTGAHIRRQHEAIEKATMNVKKRQKEKFNLRRRVSSFSYSFILKGRLFGRKVHSWEEPHGQTYNLMKDFPSPPTGTPNFYERHENPTEVPPSPASVCSSINEEYWRQTDYLTPSTTSDVPALDDSEIPRVFRDISSNLNELRRQLNQLDTCDSEETMFNEQPVEEEMLEIEDQAEAYIRELLIASGLYDGSRDKYISRWDPLGKPISNQVFEEVEESYKQLTKDEEGYTNDQLQKINHKLLCDMLNEALPSVLGVPSTMSRFMKHAVGPMPRPPQGKKLLERAWELVGVYVHPPWDRAFQSLDNIVARDLSSTPWSGLIDEDVNALGKDLECQIIGDLIQEMIKDMLS; this is encoded by the exons ATGGGAAGCTTGTTGGATCTCATTGATTTTGACCAAGGAGGGATGGCAAGGAAGTTTCTTTCACAAAAGAGACATGGTG GTGTCGATACTCCTAGAAATAGCTTGGAGCTTCCTGTTGAAGCGTCTCAATGGTTCTATGCTGGAGGGGACAAAGCACAG TGCACTTATCAGATGATTGATTGGCAAGAGAAGAACTGTTATGGGTGCGAGGCTCCAATGAAGAAACTGATCAGTGAAGAAATAGCTAAAAGACCAAACACAGGACATAATGCACCTAGTGTGGTGGCACGTCTAATGGGAGTGGATACGTTACCGTTAGATACAAGAAGACCATTACCAAAGCATGtagagaaaaagaatgaaatgaaGGATGGGTACCCTTCGAAAGAGGAATGGTTGAGAAAGGTTTCCATTGATCATGCAACCCAGTCCTCCAGACACAAAATCTCAATTCCCTTTAACCATGATGAATCATGTAAATCTGACCGACAGATTGATAGCCGAAAACCAAACAAATATAAACCTCGAGAACATCCTCAGGAGGAGGAACTAcaaaagttcaaaaaagatTTCGAAGCATGGCAAGCAGCAAGGTTCAAGGAATGTTCGAAGTTTGTTGAACATGGCACCAGTCCAAGTCAGTGGCTAGCCCAACAAAGCCTGAACAAGGAAAAGTTGACTCTTTATGCAAATTCAATGAGAACCGCAGCTGCTGAGAAACCTACAGAGCTTAGAGGGCATACAGTAGCAGTGAATCCCTGGGAAAGAGGCCTTTTGAAGCAtcagaaaaatataaatgaatttcCTGCACCTGCACAAAATAAGACCTACTGTGTTAAGGAAGTTATTCCGAACCCCGAATTTCAGAATCATCCTCTGACAAATTCTTCTTGCGGACCTGATGTTGCTCCAGCTCCTACAAAGATAGTAATTCTGAGGCCTGGTCCTGAAAGGATGGTGACTAACGAAAATTCGTGGGCCAGTTCTCCGGGCGTTTCTGAAGACCGGGGTAGCATTGAAGAATTCCTCGAGGAGGTCAAGGAAAGACTGAACTGTGAATTGCAAGGAACGAGTTCCAAGAGGAGCACTACTGTCAGGGGAGGAGGAATTGAGACCCCTTATAGTGAAAGGTCACCAGATGCGAAGCAAATAGCTCAATCTATTGCAAAACATGCTAGGGAGAGTGTCACTAGGGACTTTGGAACAACATTACCTCGGTTAGAATCCACCAGGTCTTATAGAAGTGATATTCAATCCGATGGGGAGAATTCTCCTGAGTTTGTCAATAGAGATACAAGGAAGTTTTTGACAGAAAGGTTCAGGAATGTCCTCAAGCAAGAAACATCTCATGGTGTACACAGGCTTGCTCGTGGAAGCTCTAGATCGATGGAACTGAATAATGAAACGTGCAGCTCTGAAGAAATGAGGCATACTTCTAATACGGGAGATAAAGCAACCAATCTGGACaatatgaaaggtgaattaaaCATGCATAACAGATCTTTCAGACGGGATCATGGCAATGACATGCTTGAGCAGGAACTATCTCCTAGGAGCCTAATTAGATCTTTGTCCGCTCCTGTGTCCGCAACATCATTTGGAAAGCTCCTCCTAGAGGACCGACATATGCTGACAGGGGCCCATATTAGAAGACAGCATGAAGCTATTGAGAAGGCCACAATGAATGTCAAGAAACGGCAAAAAGAGAAATTCAACCTTAGGCGAAGGGTTTCCAGCTTTAGTTATAGTTTCATACTTAAGGGCAGGCTCTTTGGTAGGAAAGTTCATTCTTGGGAAGAACCACACGGACAAACATACAATCTCATGAAAGATTTTCCAAGCCCACCAACCGGAACACCGAATTTTTATGAAAGACAT GAAAATCCTACTGAAGTTCCACCAAGTCCTGCATCTGTATGCAGCAGCATCAATGAAGAATATTGGAGACAAACAGACTACCTCACCCCATCAACAACTTCTGATGTACCTGCACTGGATGATAGTGAGATTCCCCGTGTTTTCAGAGATATCAGCTCTAATCTGAACG AGTTAAGGAGGCAATTGAATCAACTAGATACTTGTGACTCTGAGGAAACCATGTTCAATGAGCAGCCAGTTGAAGAGGAAATGTTGGAGATTGAAGACCAAGCCGAGGCATACATTAGAGAACTGCTCATTGCTTCTGGTCTATATGATGGTTCGCGTGATAAATATATATCAAGATGGGATCCACTTGGAAAGCCTATCAGCAACCAAGTTTTTGAAGAAGTAGAAGAGTCTTACAAACAACTGACAAAGGATGAAGAAGGGTATACTAACGATCAATTACAGAAAATAAATCACAAGTTATTATGTGACATGCTGAATGAAGCACTTCCAAGTGTACTTGGAGTACCTTCCACAATGTCTAGGTTCATGAAACATGCTGTCGGTCCAATGCCACGACCTCCTCAGGGAAAGAAGTTATTGGAACGTGCATGGGAACTTGTTGGTGTTTATGTTCACCCTCCATGGGATAGAGCATTTCAATCCCTTGACAATATAGTAGCCAGGGACTTGAGTTCCACCCCTTGGTCTGGATTGATCGACGAAGATGTTAATGCTCTAGGTAAAGACTTGGAATGCCAGATTATTGGCGATCTTATTCAAGAAATGATCAAGGATATGTtgtcataa